The proteins below are encoded in one region of Pseudomonas sp. SCB32:
- a CDS encoding amino acid permease encodes MDGQHLHEGELKRGLKNRHIQLIALGGAIGTGLFLGSAGVLQSAGPSMILGYAIGGFIAFLIMRQLGEMIVEEPVAGSFSHFAHKYWGGFAGFMSGWNYWVLYILVGMSELTAVGKYIQFWWPDFPTWATAAVFFVLINAINLFNVKAFGETEFWFAIIKVVAIIGMILLGIWLLVSGTGGPQASVSNLWAHGGFFPNGWKGLVMVLAIIMFSFGGLELVGITAAEASEPKKVIPKAINQVIYRILIFYIGALAVLLSLYPWDALLQSISSAGDPYSGSPFVKVFSLLGSDFAANVLNFVVLTAALSVYNSCVYCNSRMLYGLAEQGDAPRAFAKVDDRGVPLLAIGVSAFITLACVVVNYVIPHQALELLMSLVVAALVINWAMISLAHMKFRKAMVAKGVQPFFRALWYPFGNWLCLAFVVFILGIMLQIPGIDVSVYAIPVWVLLMGVCYLFKRKSAAQANA; translated from the coding sequence ATGGATGGACAACATCTGCATGAAGGCGAGCTGAAGCGCGGTCTGAAGAACCGCCATATCCAGCTGATTGCCCTCGGCGGCGCCATCGGCACCGGCCTGTTCCTGGGTTCGGCCGGCGTTCTGCAATCGGCCGGCCCGTCGATGATCCTCGGCTACGCCATCGGTGGCTTCATCGCCTTCCTGATCATGCGCCAGTTGGGTGAAATGATCGTCGAGGAGCCCGTTGCCGGTTCCTTCAGCCATTTCGCGCACAAGTACTGGGGCGGTTTCGCCGGCTTCATGTCCGGCTGGAACTACTGGGTGCTGTACATCCTGGTGGGCATGTCGGAGCTGACCGCTGTCGGCAAGTACATCCAGTTCTGGTGGCCGGACTTCCCCACCTGGGCGACCGCGGCGGTGTTCTTCGTCCTGATCAACGCCATCAACCTATTCAACGTAAAGGCCTTCGGCGAGACCGAATTCTGGTTCGCGATCATCAAGGTCGTCGCCATCATCGGCATGATCCTGCTCGGCATCTGGCTGCTGGTCAGCGGCACCGGTGGCCCGCAGGCCTCGGTGAGCAACCTGTGGGCCCACGGCGGCTTCTTCCCCAATGGCTGGAAGGGTCTGGTGATGGTCCTGGCGATCATCATGTTCTCCTTCGGCGGTCTTGAGCTGGTGGGCATTACCGCGGCCGAGGCCTCCGAGCCGAAGAAGGTGATCCCCAAGGCGATCAACCAGGTCATCTACCGCATCCTGATCTTCTATATCGGCGCCCTGGCCGTGCTGCTCTCGCTGTACCCCTGGGATGCCCTGCTGCAGAGCATCAGCAGCGCCGGCGATCCCTACAGCGGCAGCCCGTTCGTGAAGGTGTTCTCGCTGCTGGGCAGCGATTTCGCGGCCAACGTGCTGAACTTCGTGGTGCTCACCGCCGCGCTGTCGGTCTACAACAGCTGCGTGTACTGCAACAGCCGCATGCTCTACGGCCTGGCCGAGCAGGGCGATGCTCCGCGCGCCTTCGCCAAGGTCGACGACCGTGGCGTGCCGCTGCTGGCCATCGGCGTTTCGGCCTTCATTACCCTGGCCTGCGTGGTGGTCAACTACGTGATCCCGCACCAGGCGCTGGAGCTGCTGATGTCCCTGGTGGTCGCCGCCCTGGTGATCAACTGGGCGATGATCAGCCTGGCCCACATGAAGTTCCGCAAGGCCATGGTGGCCAAGGGTGTGCAGCCGTTCTTCCGCGCGCTGTGGTACCCCTTCGGCAACTGGCTGTGCCTGGCCTTCGTGGTGTTCATCCTCGGCATCATGCTGCAGATCCCGGGCATCGACGTGTCGGTGTACGCGATTCCGGTGTGGGTCTTGCTGATGGGTGTCTGCTACCTGTTCAAGCGCAAGTCCGCGGCCCAGGCGAACGCCTGA
- the sthA gene encoding Si-specific NAD(P)(+) transhydrogenase gives MAVYNYDVVILGTGPAGEGAAMNASKYGRKLAVVDSRRVVGGNCTHLGTIPSKALRHSVKQIIEFNTNPMFRQIGEPRWFSFPDVLKSAEKVISKQVASRTGYYARNRIDMFNGTASFVDERTVEVVTPSGAVERLVADQFVIATGSRPYRPSDINFNHPRVYDSDTILSLSHTPRRLIIYGAGVIGCEYASIFSGLGVLVDLVDTRDQLLSFLDDEISDALSYHLRNNNVLIRHNEEYERVEGLDNGVILHLKSGKKIKADALLWCNGRTGNTDRLGLENIGIKVNSRGQIEVDENYRTSVSNIYAAGDVIGWPSLASAAYDQGRSAAGNIVEHDGWRFVNDVPTGIYTIPEISSIGRNESELTAAKIPYEVGKAFFKGMARAQISNEPVGMLKILFHRETLEILGVHCFGDQASEIVHIGQAIMNQPGELNTLKYFVNTTFNYPTMAEAYRVAAFDGLNRIF, from the coding sequence ATGGCTGTCTACAACTACGACGTGGTGATTCTCGGCACGGGCCCGGCAGGCGAGGGGGCGGCGATGAACGCCTCCAAGTACGGGCGCAAGCTGGCGGTGGTGGACAGCCGTCGCGTGGTCGGCGGCAACTGCACGCACCTGGGCACCATTCCGTCCAAGGCGCTGCGTCACTCGGTGAAGCAGATCATCGAGTTCAACACCAACCCCATGTTCCGCCAGATCGGCGAGCCGCGCTGGTTCTCCTTCCCGGACGTGCTGAAAAGCGCCGAGAAGGTCATCAGCAAGCAGGTTGCCTCGCGCACCGGCTACTACGCGCGCAACCGCATCGATATGTTCAACGGCACCGCCAGCTTCGTCGACGAGCGCACCGTTGAGGTGGTGACCCCTAGCGGCGCCGTGGAGCGCCTGGTGGCCGACCAGTTCGTCATCGCCACCGGCTCGCGTCCGTATCGCCCGTCGGACATCAACTTCAACCACCCGCGCGTCTACGACAGCGACACCATCCTGTCCCTGAGCCACACCCCGCGCCGTCTGATCATCTACGGAGCCGGCGTGATCGGTTGCGAGTACGCCTCGATCTTCAGCGGCCTGGGCGTGCTGGTGGACCTGGTCGATACCCGCGACCAGCTGCTGAGCTTCCTCGACGACGAAATTTCCGATGCGCTGAGTTACCACCTGCGCAACAACAACGTGCTGATTCGTCACAACGAGGAATACGAGCGCGTGGAAGGCCTGGACAACGGGGTGATCCTGCACCTGAAGTCGGGCAAGAAGATCAAGGCTGACGCCCTGCTGTGGTGCAACGGCCGCACCGGCAATACCGACCGCCTGGGTCTGGAGAACATCGGCATCAAGGTCAACAGCCGTGGCCAGATCGAGGTGGACGAGAACTACCGTACCTCGGTTTCGAATATCTACGCCGCGGGCGACGTGATCGGTTGGCCGAGCCTGGCCAGCGCCGCCTACGACCAGGGTCGTTCGGCCGCCGGCAATATCGTCGAGCACGATGGCTGGCGTTTCGTGAATGACGTGCCGACCGGCATCTATACCATTCCGGAGATTAGCTCCATCGGCCGCAACGAAAGCGAGCTGACTGCGGCGAAGATTCCCTATGAAGTGGGCAAGGCCTTCTTCAAGGGCATGGCCCGCGCACAGATCTCCAACGAGCCGGTGGGCATGCTGAAGATCCTGTTCCACCGCGAAACCCTGGAAATCCTTGGCGTGCACTGCTTCGGCGACCAGGCTTCGGAGATCGTCCATATCGGCCAGGCGATCATGAATCAGCCGGGCGAGCTGAATACCCTGAAGTACTTCGTCAACACCACCTTCAACTATCCGACCATGGCCGAAGCCTACCGCGTAGCGGCGTTCGACGGCCTGAACCGGATTTTTTGA
- the mfd gene encoding transcription-repair coupling factor, whose translation MSVLRIPSLPTSAGKQSWGNLPGAALSLAIAEASASANRFTLLLTADSQSAERLEQELSFFAPDLPVLQLPDWETLPYDVFSPHQDIISQRVATLYQLPELRRGVLVVPITTTLHRLAPAKFLLGSSLVLDVGQKLDVEQMRSRFEAAGYRCVDTVYEHGEFAVRGALIDLFPMGSELPYRIDLFDDEIETLRTFDPETQRSIDKVESIRLLPAREFPLRKESVTGFRGRFRERFDVDYRRCPIYQDLASGLTPAGIEYYIPLFFEEGETSTLFDYLPQDTQVFSLPGIETAAEQFWTDVRSRYEDRRYDPERPLLPPAEVFLPVEDCFARLKNWPRVVVSPEPIETGVGRERFAAESLPELAIEAKATEPLARLRQFIEQFDGRILFTAESAGRREVLLELLARLKLRPVEVDGWPGFLAHKDRLAITIAPMDEGLLLDAVKGQPGIALVAESPLFGQRVMQRRRREKTRDGGENVIKNLTELREGAPVVHIDHGVGRYMGLITLEIDDQNAEFLALQYADEAKLYVPVANLHLIARYTGSDDALAPLHKLGSETWQKAKRKAAEQVRDVAAELLDIYARRAARKGYAFKDPQADYATFSAGFPFEETPDQQTAIESVVADMLAEKPMDRLVCGDVGFGKTEVAMRAAFVAVHSGRQVAVLVPTTLLAQQHYNSFRDRFADWPVTVEVMSRFKSAKEVEGAVGQLAEGKVDIVIGTHKLLQDDVKFKNLGLVIIDEEHRFGVRQKEQLKALRSEVDILTLTATPIPRTLNMAVAGMRDLSIIATPPARRLSVRTFVMEEQKSVIKEALLRELLRGGQVYFLHNEVKTIEKCARDLAELVPEARIGVGHGQMNERDLERVMSDFYHKRFNVLVASTIIETGIDVPSANTILIERADKFGLAQLHQLRGRVGRSHHQAYAYLLTPPRKQMTPDAEKRLEAIANAQDLGAGFVLATHDLEIRGAGELLGEGQSGQIQAVGFTLYMEMLERAVKAIRKGEQPNLEQPLGGGPDINLRVPALIPEDYLPDVHGRLILYKRIANALDEDGLRELQVEMIDRFGLLPEPAKNLMRLTLLKLQAEKLGIVKVDAGPQGGRVEFAADTCVDPLVLIKMIQSQPNRYKFEGATLFKFQVPMERPEERFNTLEALLERLTPQTH comes from the coding sequence GTGTCCGTACTGCGCATTCCTTCATTGCCGACCAGTGCCGGCAAGCAATCCTGGGGCAACCTGCCGGGCGCCGCCCTGAGCCTTGCCATTGCCGAAGCCTCGGCGTCCGCCAATCGTTTCACCCTGTTGCTGACCGCCGACAGCCAGAGTGCCGAGCGCCTGGAGCAGGAGCTGAGCTTCTTTGCGCCGGACCTGCCGGTGCTGCAACTGCCGGACTGGGAAACCCTGCCCTACGACGTCTTTTCGCCGCACCAGGACATCATTTCCCAGCGCGTTGCCACGCTTTATCAGCTGCCCGAGCTGCGCCGCGGCGTGCTGGTGGTTCCGATCACCACAACCCTGCACCGCCTGGCGCCGGCCAAGTTCCTGCTCGGCAGCAGCCTGGTGCTGGACGTCGGCCAGAAGCTCGACGTCGAGCAGATGCGCAGCCGCTTCGAGGCCGCCGGCTACCGCTGCGTCGATACGGTTTATGAGCACGGCGAGTTTGCCGTGCGCGGCGCGCTGATCGACCTGTTCCCGATGGGCAGCGAGCTGCCCTACCGCATCGACCTGTTCGATGACGAAATCGAGACGCTGCGCACCTTCGACCCGGAAACCCAGCGCTCCATCGACAAGGTGGAGAGCATCCGCCTGCTGCCGGCCCGCGAGTTCCCGCTGCGCAAAGAGTCGGTGACCGGCTTCCGTGGCCGCTTCCGTGAACGCTTCGACGTCGACTACCGCCGCTGCCCGATCTACCAGGACCTGGCCAGCGGCCTGACACCCGCCGGTATCGAGTACTACATCCCGCTGTTCTTCGAAGAGGGCGAGACGTCAACGCTGTTCGACTACCTGCCGCAGGACACCCAGGTGTTCTCCCTGCCGGGCATCGAGACCGCCGCCGAGCAGTTCTGGACCGACGTTCGCAGCCGCTACGAAGACCGCCGCTATGACCCGGAACGCCCACTGCTGCCGCCAGCCGAGGTGTTCCTGCCGGTGGAAGACTGCTTCGCCCGCCTGAAGAACTGGCCGCGCGTCGTCGTCAGCCCTGAGCCGATCGAGACCGGCGTCGGCCGCGAGCGTTTCGCCGCCGAGTCGCTGCCGGAACTGGCCATCGAGGCCAAGGCCACCGAGCCGCTGGCGCGCCTGCGCCAGTTCATCGAACAGTTCGACGGGCGCATCCTGTTCACCGCCGAATCCGCCGGCCGCCGCGAAGTGCTGCTGGAGCTGCTGGCGCGACTGAAGCTGCGCCCGGTGGAAGTCGACGGCTGGCCGGGCTTCCTGGCGCACAAGGATCGCTTGGCGATCACCATCGCGCCGATGGACGAAGGCCTACTGCTGGATGCCGTCAAGGGGCAGCCGGGCATCGCCCTGGTGGCCGAGAGCCCGCTGTTCGGCCAGCGCGTCATGCAGCGCCGCCGCCGCGAGAAGACCCGCGATGGCGGCGAGAACGTCATCAAGAACCTCACCGAGCTGCGCGAAGGTGCGCCGGTGGTGCACATCGACCACGGCGTCGGCCGCTACATGGGCCTGATTACCCTGGAGATCGACGACCAGAACGCCGAATTCCTCGCCCTGCAATACGCCGACGAAGCCAAGCTCTACGTGCCGGTGGCCAACCTGCACCTGATCGCCCGCTACACCGGCAGCGACGACGCCCTGGCGCCGCTGCACAAGCTGGGCTCGGAAACCTGGCAGAAGGCCAAGCGCAAGGCTGCCGAGCAGGTCCGCGACGTCGCCGCCGAGCTGCTCGACATCTACGCCCGCCGTGCCGCCCGCAAGGGTTACGCCTTCAAGGACCCGCAGGCCGACTACGCCACCTTCTCCGCCGGCTTCCCCTTCGAGGAAACCCCGGACCAGCAGACCGCCATCGAATCAGTGGTGGCCGACATGCTCGCCGAAAAACCGATGGACCGCCTGGTCTGCGGCGACGTGGGCTTCGGCAAGACCGAAGTGGCCATGCGCGCCGCCTTCGTCGCCGTGCATAGCGGCCGGCAGGTCGCCGTGCTGGTGCCCACTACCCTACTCGCCCAGCAGCACTACAACAGCTTCCGCGATCGCTTCGCCGACTGGCCGGTGACGGTCGAGGTGATGAGCCGCTTCAAATCGGCCAAGGAAGTCGAAGGCGCCGTCGGTCAACTGGCCGAAGGCAAGGTGGACATCGTCATCGGCACCCACAAGCTGCTGCAGGACGACGTCAAGTTCAAGAACCTCGGCCTGGTCATCATCGACGAGGAACACCGCTTCGGCGTGCGCCAGAAGGAGCAGCTCAAGGCCCTGCGCAGCGAGGTGGACATCCTCACCCTCACCGCCACGCCGATCCCGCGCACCCTGAACATGGCCGTGGCCGGCATGCGCGACCTCTCGATCATCGCCACGCCGCCGGCACGCCGCCTCTCGGTGCGCACCTTCGTCATGGAGGAGCAGAAGTCGGTGATCAAGGAAGCCCTGCTGCGCGAACTGCTGCGCGGCGGCCAGGTGTACTTCCTGCACAACGAGGTGAAGACCATCGAGAAGTGCGCCCGCGACCTGGCGGAGCTGGTTCCGGAAGCGCGCATCGGCGTCGGCCATGGGCAGATGAACGAGCGCGATCTGGAACGGGTGATGAGCGACTTCTACCACAAGCGCTTCAACGTGCTGGTGGCCTCGACCATCATCGAGACCGGCATCGACGTGCCGAGCGCCAACACCATCCTCATCGAGCGCGCCGACAAATTCGGCCTGGCCCAGCTGCACCAGTTGCGCGGGCGCGTCGGCCGCAGCCACCACCAGGCCTACGCCTACCTGCTCACTCCACCGCGCAAGCAGATGACCCCGGACGCCGAGAAGCGCCTGGAAGCCATCGCCAACGCCCAGGACCTGGGCGCCGGCTTCGTGCTGGCCACCCATGACCTGGAAATCCGCGGCGCCGGCGAACTGCTCGGCGAAGGCCAGAGCGGGCAGATCCAGGCGGTGGGCTTCACCCTCTACATGGAAATGCTCGAACGCGCGGTGAAGGCCATCCGCAAGGGCGAGCAGCCGAACCTGGAGCAGCCGCTGGGCGGCGGCCCGGACATCAACCTGCGGGTGCCGGCGCTGATCCCCGAGGACTACCTGCCGGACGTCCACGGGCGCCTGATCCTCTACAAACGCATCGCCAACGCCCTCGACGAAGACGGCCTGCGCGAACTGCAGGTGGAAATGATCGATCGCTTCGGCCTGCTGCCTGAGCCAGCGAAGAATCTGATGCGTCTGACTCTTCTCAAACTGCAGGCGGAAAAGCTCGGAATCGTGAAGGTAGATGCCGGCCCCCAGGGAGGCCGGGTAGAATTCGCCGCCGATACCTGCGTCGACCCGCTGGTGCTGATCAAGATGATCCAGAGCCAGCCCAATCGGTACAAATTCGAAGGGGCCACCCTCTTCAAGTTCCAGGTGCCCATGGAGCGCCCGGAAGAACGATTCAACACGCTGGAGGCGCTGCTCGAGCGCCTCACGCCACAGACTCACTAA
- a CDS encoding glyceraldehyde-3-phosphate dehydrogenase translates to MWKVLPVTQKPDQCLGEWIDREALAEAMIPLIGQLYRNNNVVTSIYGRGLINRSVIAILKAHRFARHRLAEGGLSVHDTFPILKAMSELKLGAASVDLGKMVAKFKAEGNGRSIEQFTKDELADVVGKQNGGAREGTDVVLYGFGRIGRLLARILIEKTGGGDGLRLRAIVVRKGAENDLVKRASLLRRDSVHGPFEGTITIDEEQNTITANGNLIQVIYSNDPASIDYTQYGIKNALLVDNTGKWRDAEGLGQHLKCPGVDRVILTAPGKGALKNIVHGINHGDITADDKIVSAASCTTNAIVPVLKAVNDQYGIVNGHVETVHSFTNDQNLIDNFHKGSRRGRAAPLNMVITETGAATAAAKALPVLKGKLTGNAIRVPTPNVSMAILNLNLEKATNREEINEYLRQMAMHSDLQKQIDFVSSQEVVSSDFVGSRHAGVVDAEATIANDNRVVLYVWYDNEFGYSCQVVRVMEEMAGVNPPAFPH, encoded by the coding sequence ATGTGGAAGGTATTGCCCGTGACCCAGAAGCCCGACCAGTGTCTCGGTGAGTGGATCGATCGTGAAGCCCTCGCGGAAGCCATGATTCCGCTGATCGGCCAACTCTACCGTAACAACAACGTGGTGACCTCGATCTACGGCCGTGGCCTGATCAACCGTTCGGTGATCGCGATTCTCAAAGCGCACCGTTTCGCCCGTCACCGCCTGGCCGAAGGCGGCCTGTCGGTACACGACACCTTCCCGATCCTCAAGGCGATGAGCGAGCTCAAGCTGGGCGCCGCTTCCGTCGACCTGGGCAAGATGGTTGCCAAGTTCAAGGCCGAAGGTAACGGTCGCAGCATCGAGCAGTTCACCAAGGACGAACTGGCCGACGTGGTCGGCAAGCAGAACGGCGGCGCCCGCGAAGGCACCGACGTCGTCCTGTACGGCTTCGGCCGCATCGGCCGCCTGCTGGCGCGCATCCTCATCGAGAAGACCGGTGGTGGCGACGGCCTGCGCCTGCGTGCCATCGTCGTCCGCAAGGGCGCCGAGAACGATCTGGTCAAGCGCGCCAGCCTGCTGCGCCGCGACTCCGTGCATGGTCCGTTCGAAGGCACCATCACCATCGATGAAGAGCAGAACACCATCACCGCCAACGGCAACCTGATCCAGGTGATCTACTCCAACGACCCGGCGTCGATCGACTACACCCAGTACGGCATCAAGAACGCCCTGCTGGTCGACAACACCGGCAAGTGGCGTGACGCCGAAGGTCTGGGCCAGCACCTGAAGTGCCCGGGCGTAGACCGCGTGATCCTGACCGCTCCGGGCAAAGGCGCGCTGAAGAACATCGTTCATGGCATCAACCATGGCGACATCACCGCTGACGACAAGATCGTTTCCGCCGCTTCCTGCACCACCAACGCCATCGTGCCGGTGCTCAAGGCCGTGAACGACCAGTACGGCATCGTCAACGGCCACGTCGAAACCGTTCACTCGTTCACCAACGACCAGAACCTGATCGACAACTTCCACAAGGGCAGCCGTCGTGGCCGCGCCGCGCCGCTAAACATGGTGATCACCGAGACCGGTGCCGCCACCGCAGCCGCCAAGGCCCTGCCGGTTCTGAAGGGCAAGCTGACCGGCAACGCCATCCGCGTTCCGACGCCGAACGTCTCCATGGCGATCCTGAACCTGAACCTGGAAAAGGCCACCAATCGCGAAGAGATCAACGAGTACCTGCGCCAGATGGCCATGCACTCGGACCTGCAGAAGCAGATCGACTTCGTCTCCTCCCAGGAAGTGGTGTCCAGCGACTTCGTCGGCTCCCGCCATGCCGGTGTCGTCGATGCCGAGGCGACCATCGCCAACGACAACCGTGTCGTCCTGTACGTGTGGTACGACAACGAGTTCGGCTACAGCTGCCAGGTCGTCCGTGTGATGGAAGAGATGGCTGGCGTCAACCCGCCGGCTTTCCCGCACTGA
- a CDS encoding FAD:protein FMN transferase, whose product MAAKERTLSRARLLIALLIATPLFAGLGGCGQSVEHFGGPTMGSSYTVQYVPTGQSPDAAKLKAEVESILTGLDEQFSTYRDDSVVSRFNALPAGACMAMPADMLKLWRYGEELAQQSDGAFDLTVEPLMNLWGFGPQSRKEQVPDAAALELARARVGHQYLSQGGESLCKSVDVQLDFDSIVAGYAVDKVSERLAEQGLKDFLVEITGELKAVGHKPDGTPWRIALEVPNGERERQVERSVALDGFGLSTSGDYRNYFEEGGQRYSHTFDARSGRPVRHALAAVTVADAQVLHADGLSTLLMVLGPEEGYTFAERHGLAAFFIVRQGDGFVTRVTPRFEALFPTPE is encoded by the coding sequence CTGGCGGCGAAGGAGAGAACCTTGTCCCGTGCAAGACTGCTGATCGCGCTGTTGATTGCCACGCCTCTGTTTGCAGGCCTGGGTGGTTGCGGGCAGTCCGTCGAACACTTCGGCGGCCCGACCATGGGCAGCAGCTATACGGTGCAGTATGTGCCGACCGGCCAGTCGCCGGATGCCGCGAAGCTCAAGGCCGAAGTCGAGTCGATACTGACCGGCCTGGACGAGCAGTTCTCCACCTACCGAGACGACTCCGTGGTATCGCGCTTCAACGCCCTTCCGGCCGGTGCGTGCATGGCGATGCCGGCGGACATGCTCAAGCTCTGGCGCTACGGCGAGGAGCTTGCGCAGCAGAGCGACGGCGCTTTCGACCTGACGGTCGAGCCGCTGATGAATCTCTGGGGCTTCGGCCCGCAGTCGCGCAAGGAGCAGGTGCCCGATGCAGCCGCCCTTGAGCTCGCGCGTGCGCGCGTCGGCCACCAGTATCTGTCCCAGGGCGGAGAGAGCCTGTGCAAGTCGGTGGATGTGCAGCTGGACTTCGACAGCATCGTGGCTGGCTATGCGGTGGACAAGGTCAGCGAGCGCCTGGCCGAGCAGGGGCTGAAGGACTTCCTGGTGGAAATCACCGGCGAGCTCAAGGCGGTGGGCCACAAACCCGACGGCACGCCCTGGCGCATCGCGCTGGAAGTGCCCAACGGCGAGCGCGAGCGGCAGGTGGAGCGCTCGGTGGCGCTGGACGGCTTCGGGCTGTCCACCTCCGGTGACTACCGCAACTATTTCGAAGAAGGTGGGCAGCGCTACTCGCACACCTTCGATGCGCGCAGCGGCAGGCCGGTCAGGCATGCGCTGGCAGCGGTCACGGTGGCCGATGCGCAGGTGTTGCATGCCGATGGCCTGTCGACCCTGTTGATGGTGCTGGGGCCGGAGGAGGGCTATACCTTTGCCGAGCGGCACGGCCTGGCGGCGTTCTTCATCGTGCGCCAGGGCGATGGTTTCGTCACCCGCGTGACGCCGCGCTTCGAAGCGCTGTTTCCGACGCCTGAATGA
- a CDS encoding CsiV family protein, translating into MRLFQPLLLSLALLSPAAFAEPYQVELILFQQSGDAVFASRPAPDDWAKGAQPPGPDSARPTALDAQVAKLKQNEGFQVLMHKAWRQEIDANPVKISLSEGQKRDGHFPVEGTVTLSQQRFVNTQTDFWINQFSADGLLSASQHMVQEASLKNSVLTYLDHPSLGMLIKVSPLNARPASPTPPGMEDEAPTGPDAPQQPAPAAPADGGFDAPPPAQPAQ; encoded by the coding sequence ATGCGCCTGTTCCAACCCCTGCTGCTGTCCCTGGCACTGCTGTCGCCGGCGGCCTTCGCCGAGCCCTACCAGGTAGAGCTGATCCTCTTCCAGCAGTCCGGCGACGCCGTGTTCGCCAGCCGTCCCGCGCCCGACGACTGGGCCAAAGGTGCGCAGCCGCCAGGCCCTGACAGCGCACGCCCCACCGCGCTCGACGCCCAGGTCGCCAAGCTCAAGCAGAACGAAGGCTTCCAGGTACTGATGCACAAGGCCTGGCGCCAGGAGATCGATGCCAACCCCGTGAAGATTTCCCTGAGCGAAGGCCAGAAGCGCGACGGCCACTTCCCGGTGGAAGGCACCGTCACCCTCAGCCAACAGCGCTTCGTGAATACCCAGACCGACTTCTGGATCAACCAGTTCAGCGCCGACGGCCTGCTTTCCGCCAGCCAGCACATGGTCCAGGAAGCCAGCCTGAAGAACAGCGTGCTGACCTACCTCGACCATCCGAGCCTGGGCATGCTGATCAAGGTCAGCCCGCTCAACGCCCGCCCAGCCTCTCCGACCCCGCCCGGCATGGAAGACGAAGCGCCCACCGGCCCGGACGCACCGCAGCAACCGGCGCCGGCCGCCCCGGCCGACGGCGGCTTCGACGCCCCGCCGCCGGCACAGCCGGCCCAGTAA